The following proteins are encoded in a genomic region of [Eubacterium] hominis:
- a CDS encoding glucosaminidase domain-containing protein — MMKKILTIGICFMMLLLCIQPLSAKEDTLSDDAKYHVVNVTKDGTTEIIKTYDSYGEAKVSHTLLKNQYNNLGITYGTSFLTIEYGVVGFEKADDCSFNVEYRNDANGKDGYTNGCYGADAAFLEYNYGDNQVKFMLSGVIGWAEGKDVTIYPIEQVSKSSTYSVKDGYLYHHISSDIHALDYDTSVKLEKDVSGLSEGKTYYSYDGHYFYEDFRKMINDYRDDTHKQSKNKDSPFYNYFQYISQRTTSNYQKEDLDAYFKDQLAINHSITSFYDKDNQIHDILTQSNLPQAISAFLQYQNQYGANALLNLGLSMNESATGKSVLAYQRNNLFGHAAYDSDVEKNASRYQSINASVYAHDVQYISKSYTNPDEFPYAGGFFGDKSAGMNVKYASDPYWGEKAAQYAMEIDEALGGKDQSQYALGISNQKEISVYTSADTKSKKLYTIEKGATFSFVLLEEIKNKDGQWYRVQSDIALNKDRKRVNDGTYSFKDSYGYIKAENIQTIIHPKQLSDVNYIDITFDANGGTFYPNQKSVTLQVKNGIIPSVTTPVKEHALFKGWDKEVQAATETTTYRAIYDQVKDVTISKKPKTKYTYQELLDVKDGMLSITFENGDKKEVAIESEMVSGYDSKKTGKQVLDITYAGYTIHYEIEVDKDSQKKNETLSSTADEIIKNYAGKRDLSEESMEQLEQFQKDMRGADVNIFTAAQIRMLDQIFQENLHPSYSVVIKDKSHDLAVSGLSLAIQDESFLNHLFPKTIILQVKDTIGKEQKALVEKVADANYVRLDECFTISGKNDFGSLQGKSEMLFSIQKPKEHNYRQYRIYYIDGEDVYQLPTSQTKDRIIFQSEHIGSFAIVSTTNTRLQESDNIIENNSIKTNGTNYIMRYLIVPCVILLILLSLYIALRIYMKKHRLQFRWKKNKKRKKLTRGERHEKK, encoded by the coding sequence ATCATGAAAAAAATATTAACGATCGGCATCTGTTTCATGATGCTGTTATTATGTATACAGCCATTATCCGCAAAAGAAGATACATTAAGCGATGATGCGAAATATCATGTTGTAAATGTCACAAAAGATGGCACAACAGAAATTATTAAAACATATGATTCCTATGGTGAAGCAAAAGTTTCTCATACGTTATTAAAAAACCAATACAACAATCTGGGAATTACCTATGGTACATCATTTTTGACTATTGAATATGGTGTTGTCGGTTTTGAAAAGGCGGATGATTGCAGCTTCAATGTTGAATATCGCAATGATGCCAATGGAAAAGATGGATACACCAATGGCTGTTATGGCGCAGATGCGGCTTTTCTTGAATACAATTATGGAGATAATCAGGTAAAATTCATGTTGAGTGGTGTTATTGGATGGGCAGAAGGTAAGGATGTTACGATTTATCCCATCGAACAAGTATCCAAAAGCAGTACGTATTCTGTCAAAGACGGCTATTTATATCACCATATATCTTCTGATATCCATGCGTTAGATTATGATACCAGTGTAAAGCTTGAAAAAGATGTGAGCGGACTTAGTGAAGGAAAAACATATTACAGCTATGATGGACATTATTTTTATGAAGATTTTAGAAAGATGATCAATGATTATCGTGATGATACACATAAACAATCTAAAAATAAAGACTCTCCTTTCTATAACTATTTCCAGTATATTTCTCAAAGAACCACCAGTAATTATCAAAAAGAAGATCTGGACGCATACTTTAAAGATCAATTGGCAATCAATCATTCCATCACATCTTTTTATGATAAGGATAATCAGATTCATGATATTCTGACACAATCCAATTTGCCACAGGCGATTAGTGCCTTTCTGCAATATCAAAATCAATATGGCGCAAATGCCTTGTTGAATCTGGGATTATCCATGAATGAAAGTGCAACCGGTAAAAGTGTACTGGCTTATCAGCGCAATAACCTGTTTGGACATGCAGCATATGACAGCGATGTAGAAAAAAATGCCAGTCGTTATCAAAGTATCAACGCAAGTGTCTATGCGCATGATGTTCAATATATCTCAAAGTCATATACCAATCCTGATGAATTTCCCTATGCTGGTGGATTCTTTGGGGATAAAAGTGCAGGCATGAATGTAAAATATGCTTCTGATCCATATTGGGGAGAAAAAGCAGCCCAATATGCAATGGAAATTGATGAAGCACTTGGTGGCAAAGATCAATCACAATATGCTTTAGGAATCAGTAATCAGAAAGAAATTAGTGTGTATACAAGTGCAGATACGAAAAGCAAAAAGCTTTATACTATTGAAAAAGGCGCAACCTTTAGCTTTGTTTTGTTGGAAGAAATAAAAAACAAAGATGGTCAATGGTATCGTGTACAATCAGATATCGCATTAAATAAAGATAGAAAACGTGTAAATGATGGAACATATTCCTTCAAAGACAGTTATGGTTATATCAAAGCTGAAAACATACAGACCATAATTCATCCAAAACAACTATCTGATGTGAATTATATCGACATTACCTTTGACGCAAACGGCGGTACATTTTATCCTAATCAAAAAAGTGTTACATTACAGGTAAAAAATGGTATCATACCTAGTGTTACGACTCCTGTCAAAGAACACGCATTATTCAAGGGATGGGATAAAGAGGTACAAGCTGCCACAGAAACTACGACTTATCGGGCAATTTATGATCAGGTGAAAGATGTTACAATATCTAAAAAACCGAAAACAAAGTATACTTATCAGGAATTGTTAGATGTAAAAGATGGCATGCTTAGTATTACTTTTGAAAATGGCGATAAAAAAGAAGTCGCAATAGAAAGTGAAATGGTATCAGGCTATGATAGTAAAAAGACAGGAAAACAGGTGTTAGATATCACTTATGCCGGATACACCATACATTATGAAATAGAAGTAGATAAAGATAGTCAAAAGAAAAATGAAACATTATCTTCCACAGCAGATGAAATCATTAAAAATTATGCTGGAAAACGTGATTTAAGTGAAGAATCCATGGAACAGCTGGAACAATTTCAAAAAGATATGCGGGGCGCTGATGTAAATATCTTCACTGCTGCCCAGATTCGTATGCTGGATCAAATCTTTCAGGAAAACCTGCATCCTTCCTACAGTGTTGTGATCAAAGATAAAAGCCATGACCTTGCGGTATCTGGGTTATCTTTAGCCATACAGGATGAAAGCTTTTTAAATCACTTGTTCCCTAAAACGATTATCTTACAGGTAAAAGATACAATTGGAAAAGAACAAAAAGCCCTTGTGGAAAAGGTTGCGGATGCCAATTATGTTCGCCTGGATGAATGTTTTACAATATCAGGAAAAAATGATTTTGGCAGTCTACAGGGAAAAAGTGAAATGCTTTTCTCTATTCAAAAACCTAAAGAACATAACTATCGTCAATATCGTATCTATTACATTGATGGTGAAGATGTATATCAGCTGCCAACAAGCCAGACAAAAGATCGTATTATCTTCCAGAGTGAACATATCGGAAGTTTTGCGATTGTTTCAACTACCAATACCCGTTTGCAGGAAAGTGATAATATTATTGAAAATAACAGTATCAAGACAAATGGCACAAACTATATTATGCGTTATCTAATAGTGCCTTGTGTGATTCTTTTGATATTATTATCCTTATATATTGCATTGCGTATCTATATGAAAAAACACCGGCTACAGTTTCGGTGGAAAAAAAATAAAAAAAGAAAGAAATTAACAAGAGGTGAACGACATGAAAAGAAATGA
- a CDS encoding DUF2383 domain-containing protein: protein MDKEKLMEELNQLLKGCHMGAGVFENLAGKLKSEELKLEFDRILRILKVHERKLTRQINTNGGDAADDAGMMGSMAEMMSKIKNLSLMNDTEVIAEAVKSIEMGEKAIRDFDDSHFTLDEEMQKTIRIMEDDYKSIYYNLHKYLIELK, encoded by the coding sequence ATGGATAAGGAAAAGTTAATGGAAGAATTAAATCAATTATTGAAAGGATGTCATATGGGCGCAGGCGTATTTGAAAATCTGGCAGGTAAATTGAAAAGTGAAGAATTGAAATTAGAATTTGATCGTATCCTGCGTATTTTAAAAGTTCATGAAAGAAAATTGACAAGACAAATCAATACCAATGGCGGGGATGCTGCGGATGATGCTGGGATGATGGGTTCTATGGCAGAAATGATGAGTAAAATAAAAAATCTGTCATTGATGAATGATACAGAAGTGATCGCAGAAGCAGTAAAAAGTATTGAAATGGGAGAAAAAGCCATTCGTGATTTTGATGACTCTCACTTTACTTTAGATGAAGAAATGCAGAAAACCATTCGTATTATGGAGGATGATTATAAAAGTATTTATTATAATCTGCATAAATATCTGATTGAATTAAAGTAA
- the pepT gene encoding peptidase T, whose product MNVTERFLKYVGYDTESDPASTTTPSSLKQLTLAKALVEEMKEMGIQDAYVDTYGIVYGTIPATKQGVKTVGFIAHMDTSPDMSGKDIKPRIIDEYDGGVIVLNEEKDIKMGPDEFDSLKDKKGKRLIVTDGTTLLGADDKAGIAEILSMAEIIMQSDCPHGTIKLAFTPDEEVGRGADHFNIEAFGADFAYTVDGGEVDSVDYENFNAASAEVEIQGRSIHPGDAKGKMINALLVGMEFHSLLPVFDNPAYTEGYEGFHHLTDMHGECEHAQLSYIIRNHDEVLFEKQKQQFKDAADYINKKYPEGTITLTIKDSYANMRQIIEKDMSIITLVKEAMKQVGIEPTSHAIRGGTDGARLTYDGLPCPNLGTGGYNYHGKYEFACIDEMEKSVELLVKIVENIAK is encoded by the coding sequence ATGAACGTTACAGAAAGATTTTTAAAATATGTTGGATACGATACAGAATCAGATCCAGCATCTACTACAACACCAAGCAGTTTAAAACAGTTAACACTTGCGAAAGCACTTGTGGAAGAAATGAAAGAAATGGGAATACAAGATGCGTATGTTGATACATATGGCATTGTATATGGAACAATTCCAGCAACCAAACAAGGTGTAAAAACAGTTGGATTTATTGCGCATATGGATACATCACCGGATATGAGTGGCAAGGATATCAAGCCAAGAATCATTGACGAGTATGATGGTGGTGTCATCGTTTTAAATGAAGAAAAAGATATCAAGATGGGACCAGATGAATTTGATTCTTTAAAAGATAAAAAAGGCAAACGATTAATTGTCACTGATGGAACCACATTATTAGGTGCGGATGATAAAGCAGGGATTGCGGAAATATTAAGTATGGCAGAAATTATTATGCAAAGTGATTGTCCACATGGAACAATCAAACTGGCATTTACACCGGATGAAGAAGTAGGACGTGGCGCTGATCACTTTAATATAGAAGCATTTGGCGCAGATTTTGCGTATACCGTTGATGGTGGAGAAGTAGATAGTGTGGATTATGAAAACTTCAATGCGGCTAGTGCTGAAGTAGAAATTCAAGGAAGAAGCATTCATCCAGGAGATGCAAAAGGTAAAATGATCAATGCATTGCTTGTGGGAATGGAATTTCATTCCTTATTACCTGTCTTTGACAATCCTGCCTATACAGAAGGCTATGAAGGATTTCATCATTTGACAGATATGCATGGAGAATGTGAGCATGCACAGCTTTCTTATATCATTCGTAACCATGATGAAGTTCTGTTTGAAAAACAGAAACAGCAGTTTAAAGATGCCGCAGATTATATAAATAAAAAATATCCAGAGGGTACAATTACTTTAACCATCAAGGACAGTTATGCAAATATGCGTCAAATTATTGAAAAAGATATGTCTATCATCACCTTAGTGAAGGAAGCAATGAAACAAGTTGGCATTGAACCAACCTCTCATGCGATTCGTGGTGGTACAGATGGTGCACGTTTAACATATGATGGACTACCTTGTCCAAATCTTGGTACTGGTGGATATAATTATCATGGAAAATATGAATTTGCATGTATTGATGAAATGGAAAAAAGCGTTGAGCTGCTTGTGAAAATCGTAGAAAATATCGCAAAATAA
- a CDS encoding pentapeptide repeat-containing protein → MKIEQPKIGSLLDKATDLESCIHEDPYVQGKLFEDIMVSSLDVECLHLDGCVFKNVFFEDCHFPLVDMVDVVFENCEISNLHFEEGAIHRTQFLHCRITGIEILDSTLKNVYFKECKGNYANLSGNKFKQTVFENSDFTSSSFVQCEFYKTIFDRCRLNESEFYNTALSGMDLASSDIEGIGVTQDKLNGVIVSEQQALELVKLLGITIKSELAEDDERG, encoded by the coding sequence ATGAAAATCGAACAACCAAAGATTGGGTCGCTTTTAGATAAAGCAACAGATTTAGAAAGCTGTATTCATGAAGATCCTTATGTACAGGGAAAACTTTTTGAAGATATTATGGTTTCCTCTTTAGATGTGGAATGTTTACATTTGGATGGCTGTGTATTTAAGAATGTATTCTTTGAGGATTGTCATTTTCCATTAGTAGATATGGTAGATGTTGTTTTTGAGAATTGTGAAATCAGCAACCTGCATTTTGAAGAAGGTGCGATACATCGTACACAGTTTCTACATTGCCGCATTACCGGCATTGAGATCTTAGATTCTACATTAAAAAATGTATATTTTAAAGAATGTAAAGGGAATTATGCCAACTTGTCTGGCAACAAGTTTAAACAGACAGTTTTTGAAAACAGTGATTTCACAAGCAGTTCTTTTGTTCAGTGTGAATTTTATAAAACGATTTTTGACCGCTGCCGACTCAATGAAAGTGAATTTTACAATACAGCGTTATCTGGAATGGATCTTGCCAGCAGTGATATTGAAGGCATTGGCGTTACACAGGATAAATTAAATGGTGTCATTGTGAGTGAACAACAGGCCTTAGAACTTGTGAAGTTATTGGGTATTACAATTAAATCAGAACTTGCTGAAGATGATGAAAGGGGATGA
- a CDS encoding alpha/beta hydrolase: MIYKKFIHPQLRNNAHRVPYNKAVIYIANIFQSIAFHMKKVPKGIKQSKFTIQVNHLSLKTHVFEPKDSSKKLPCLLYIHGGAFSYKASMIHKHYACLYALEANCKVFFPDYHLLPKYPYPTAYEEVLALYQYLMHHGDELNIDINRIGIGGDSAGACLSALLCNHIEKENLITPCAQMLIYPAVDADMQSESMKKYTDTPIWNAKNNQRMWKMYLRNSNEEMKRNASPMQNVLPSKIPNTYMEATEFDCLHDEGIFYGLRLQAAGAKVIINDTKGTYHAYDAAIHKKIVHTHVKQRISFLNDCFYKR; this comes from the coding sequence ATGATTTATAAAAAATTCATTCACCCGCAGTTACGTAACAATGCTCATCGTGTTCCATATAATAAAGCAGTGATTTACATAGCCAATATTTTTCAAAGTATCGCTTTTCATATGAAGAAAGTTCCAAAAGGAATCAAGCAAAGTAAATTTACGATACAAGTGAATCATTTGTCATTAAAAACCCATGTATTTGAACCAAAAGATAGTTCAAAAAAACTACCATGCTTACTATATATTCATGGAGGTGCTTTTAGTTATAAAGCAAGTATGATTCACAAACACTATGCATGTCTTTATGCTTTAGAAGCTAACTGTAAAGTATTTTTCCCTGATTATCATTTATTGCCCAAATATCCTTATCCAACCGCTTATGAAGAAGTTCTCGCCTTATATCAATATCTTATGCATCATGGGGATGAGCTCAATATTGATATAAATCGTATAGGCATTGGTGGAGATAGTGCAGGTGCTTGTCTTTCAGCATTATTATGTAATCATATTGAAAAAGAAAACTTAATAACACCCTGTGCCCAAATGCTGATTTACCCAGCAGTGGATGCGGATATGCAAAGTGAATCCATGAAAAAATATACAGATACGCCAATATGGAATGCGAAAAATAATCAGCGTATGTGGAAAATGTATTTACGAAATTCAAATGAAGAAATGAAAAGAAATGCTTCCCCTATGCAAAATGTACTTCCTTCCAAAATACCAAACACCTATATGGAAGCTACAGAATTTGATTGTTTACATGATGAAGGTATCTTCTATGGTCTACGTTTACAAGCTGCTGGTGCAAAGGTGATAATCAATGATACAAAGGGAACCTATCATGCATATGATGCTGCCATTCACAAAAAAATTGTCCATACACATGTAAAACAGCGTATATCGTTTTTAAATGATTGTTTTTATAAACGATAA
- a CDS encoding RNA-binding transcriptional accessory protein, translated as MDHIIEAIASALNISVKQIKNTLGLLEEGNTVPFIARYRKEVTGGLDEEQIRVIQENYAYQVNLEKRKEDVLRLIEQQGKLTDEIKADVMKAEKLSQVEDIYRPYQQKRKTRATDAIAKGLKPLAEWILTLPRTADIEAEAKKYINDKVETMEDALQGAKDIIAEMASDDAQVRSRIRNSMEKYGHLVTKAKKKHTDEKKVYKMYYEYSERVSSLANHRIMAIDRGEKEKVLNVSIDFDEEYIINWTINKFTKKRTSPVNYLIDEAVKDGLKRLAFPSVEREIRNELSEKAHEASIEVFSMNLERLLLQPPMKNKMVLGFDPAFRTGCKLAVIDHTGKMIDVSVIYPHQPNAKVKESQRIMLDLLKKYPIDIIAIGNGTASRESEAFVAKLIKDYNLNVSYTIVSEAGASVYSASKLAREEFPDLHVEQRSAISIARRIQDPLSELIKIDPQSIGVGQYQHDLPQARLKERLDFVVSKAVNRVGVNVNMASAELLKNISGLNASCAKNIVAYREEHGEIHNRKELKKVPKIGAKAFEQAAGFLRIEDGDEMLDRTSIHPESYDLAKKILKELDIKEEEMGSASAADKVKEASVKKLCETLEADSYTVKDILDSIAAPLRDYRDQYAQPMLRSDVLELSDLHIGQQLEGVVRNVVDFGAFVDIGLHEDGLVHISKMSKQRVSHPSELVAVGDIVKVWVYNIDEEKQKVQLSFLQP; from the coding sequence ATGGATCATATTATTGAAGCGATTGCCAGCGCACTGAATATTAGTGTGAAGCAAATCAAAAATACATTAGGCTTACTGGAAGAAGGAAATACTGTACCATTTATTGCCCGTTATCGTAAAGAAGTAACAGGTGGATTAGATGAAGAACAGATTCGTGTGATTCAGGAAAATTATGCTTATCAGGTAAATCTGGAAAAACGTAAAGAGGATGTATTGCGTCTGATTGAACAACAGGGTAAATTAACGGATGAAATCAAGGCAGATGTGATGAAAGCCGAAAAGCTGTCACAGGTAGAAGATATCTATCGTCCATATCAACAGAAACGTAAAACCAGAGCAACGGATGCGATTGCGAAAGGCTTAAAACCATTAGCGGAATGGATCTTAACACTTCCAAGAACGGCGGATATCGAAGCTGAGGCAAAGAAGTATATCAATGATAAGGTAGAAACAATGGAAGATGCTTTGCAGGGCGCAAAAGATATTATTGCGGAAATGGCGAGTGACGATGCACAGGTGCGCTCACGCATAAGAAACAGCATGGAAAAATATGGACATCTTGTCACAAAAGCTAAGAAAAAACATACAGATGAGAAAAAAGTATACAAAATGTATTATGAATACAGTGAACGAGTATCTAGTCTTGCCAACCATCGTATCATGGCGATTGATCGTGGTGAAAAAGAGAAAGTGTTGAATGTTTCCATTGATTTTGATGAAGAATATATCATCAACTGGACAATCAATAAATTTACCAAGAAGCGCACAAGTCCAGTAAATTATTTGATTGATGAAGCTGTAAAAGATGGGCTGAAGCGATTAGCTTTTCCAAGCGTGGAACGTGAAATTCGTAATGAATTAAGTGAAAAAGCACATGAAGCATCTATCGAAGTATTCTCCATGAACTTAGAACGTTTATTATTACAGCCACCAATGAAGAATAAAATGGTATTAGGATTTGACCCGGCTTTTCGTACCGGTTGTAAGCTTGCGGTAATTGATCATACAGGAAAGATGATTGATGTCAGTGTGATTTATCCTCATCAGCCAAATGCGAAAGTAAAAGAATCACAGCGTATCATGCTGGATTTACTAAAGAAATATCCAATTGATATCATTGCGATTGGTAATGGTACAGCAAGTCGTGAAAGTGAAGCTTTTGTGGCAAAATTAATCAAAGATTATAACTTAAATGTTTCCTATACAATCGTCAGTGAAGCAGGTGCATCCGTTTATTCCGCAAGTAAGCTTGCACGTGAAGAGTTCCCAGATCTGCATGTAGAACAGCGTAGTGCGATATCTATTGCAAGACGTATTCAGGATCCATTAAGTGAATTGATTAAAATTGATCCACAATCTATTGGCGTTGGACAGTATCAGCATGATTTGCCACAGGCACGTTTAAAGGAACGATTAGATTTCGTTGTCAGTAAAGCAGTTAACCGTGTTGGTGTCAATGTCAATATGGCCAGTGCGGAATTATTAAAGAATATTTCTGGATTGAATGCATCCTGTGCGAAAAATATCGTAGCATATCGTGAAGAACATGGTGAAATTCATAATCGTAAAGAATTAAAGAAAGTGCCAAAGATTGGCGCAAAAGCCTTTGAACAGGCAGCTGGTTTCTTACGTATTGAAGATGGAGATGAAATGTTGGATCGTACCAGCATTCACCCGGAAAGCTATGATCTTGCGAAAAAAATTTTAAAAGAATTAGATATCAAAGAAGAAGAAATGGGCAGTGCAAGTGCTGCGGATAAAGTAAAAGAAGCATCTGTAAAAAAACTGTGTGAAACATTAGAAGCAGATAGCTACACTGTAAAAGATATATTAGACAGCATTGCGGCACCATTACGTGATTATCGAGATCAGTATGCCCAGCCAATGTTAAGAAGTGATGTATTAGAGTTATCGGATCTTCACATTGGACAACAGCTAGAGGGTGTTGTAAGAAATGTTGTGGACTTTGGGGCCTTTGTGGATATCGGATTACATGAAGATGGTTTGGTACATATTTCAAAGATGAGTAAACAAAGAGTATCTCATCCTTCTGAATTAGTTGCTGTCGGTGATATCGTAAAAGTCTGGGTATATAATATTGATGAAGAGAAACAGAAAGTACAATTGAGTTTTTTACAGCCATAA
- a CDS encoding PTS sugar transporter subunit IIA: MDNKQKLVHILCERKEAVSSKELVKVLNVSDRMIRKYVKQINCESKPFIISGKEGYQLIKYPAYIFDSHIDQQSTRLAYILTAITDETNEIDISSLADELNVSIATIEQDIKQIKNLCKNTDLQLTRYQNVFKLKGKESEKRKLYKKILIQDQTQYIFDSQYYQQFFSLTDLDNIRKIIEKNLNMSNLKMNEFSMLNLSMHIGISVERISMNNLLSENVILHSEKKFDDHMRVFAHHLIKDISQQYHIELNEDEYAELEFAILSRVVPNEFLQDQVVRVDKYVQPQSVEFVRQLVDKISRLYHIDFYNELFIAQFALHIEKLTIRLKTNTLQENPLCQTIKEEYPTLFDIAVFIANEIHKEYHVELNQGELAFLVLHLGNAANDIINTAPMIDYHAALLFPMYYDAEKKLISYILKHSREHLNIECYHDIKDVKLDQFDFILSVYPLHLDVKIPVLQIHPLPHEGDIDKIDDVCRTLRDYKAYEVIEKAFQGFDEIFYKQEIYMDNEYDFIHAICEPLKESQIIHEQFIEEVLERERLSSTYIRNGIAIPHSSGIRALKNFVVVIKNQKPILWGSHKVSYIILFGMTSKSKFLNTFDIFIQYQKQLITYINLQYNKSL; encoded by the coding sequence ATGGATAATAAACAAAAACTGGTTCACATCCTTTGTGAAAGAAAAGAAGCAGTATCTTCAAAAGAATTAGTAAAAGTTTTAAATGTCAGTGATCGGATGATTAGAAAATATGTTAAACAGATTAATTGTGAATCAAAACCTTTTATCATCTCTGGTAAAGAAGGATATCAATTGATTAAATATCCTGCTTATATTTTTGATTCACATATAGATCAGCAGTCTACAAGGCTTGCTTATATTCTTACAGCAATTACTGATGAAACAAATGAAATAGATATCAGTAGTTTAGCGGATGAATTAAATGTCAGTATTGCCACGATAGAACAAGATATAAAGCAAATCAAAAATTTGTGTAAAAACACAGATCTTCAACTAACAAGGTATCAAAATGTGTTTAAACTCAAAGGAAAAGAAAGTGAAAAGAGAAAACTCTATAAAAAAATATTGATTCAGGATCAAACACAATATATCTTTGATTCTCAATATTATCAACAATTCTTTTCTTTAACAGATTTAGATAATATCCGTAAGATCATTGAAAAAAATTTAAATATGTCAAATTTGAAAATGAATGAATTTTCTATGCTTAATTTATCCATGCATATTGGCATTAGTGTAGAGCGTATTTCCATGAATAATCTATTATCTGAAAATGTTATATTGCATTCAGAAAAAAAGTTTGACGATCATATGCGGGTTTTTGCGCATCATTTAATAAAAGATATAAGCCAGCAATATCATATCGAACTAAATGAAGATGAATATGCAGAACTAGAATTTGCTATCTTATCAAGAGTTGTGCCAAATGAATTTCTACAGGATCAGGTTGTGCGTGTAGATAAATATGTTCAACCACAAAGTGTAGAATTTGTCAGACAGCTTGTTGATAAAATATCACGGTTATATCATATTGATTTTTATAATGAACTTTTTATTGCGCAATTTGCGCTTCATATAGAAAAATTAACCATACGATTAAAAACGAATACTTTACAGGAAAATCCATTATGTCAAACCATAAAAGAGGAATATCCAACTTTGTTTGATATTGCGGTATTTATCGCAAACGAAATACATAAGGAATATCATGTGGAATTAAATCAGGGAGAACTTGCGTTTTTAGTACTGCATTTGGGAAATGCAGCAAATGATATTATCAATACAGCACCCATGATCGATTATCATGCAGCTTTATTATTTCCTATGTATTATGACGCAGAAAAGAAGCTGATTTCTTATATATTAAAACATTCCAGAGAGCATTTAAACATAGAATGTTATCATGATATTAAAGATGTTAAACTAGATCAATTTGATTTTATTTTAAGTGTTTATCCTTTGCATTTAGATGTAAAAATCCCAGTTTTACAGATTCATCCATTGCCTCATGAAGGTGATATAGATAAGATTGATGATGTTTGTAGAACTTTAAGAGATTATAAAGCTTATGAAGTAATTGAGAAAGCTTTTCAAGGTTTTGATGAAATTTTTTATAAACAGGAAATATACATGGATAATGAATATGATTTTATTCATGCGATTTGTGAACCATTAAAAGAATCACAGATCATTCATGAACAATTTATAGAAGAAGTATTAGAAAGAGAGCGATTGTCTTCTACTTATATTCGTAATGGTATTGCGATTCCTCATTCTAGTGGTATTCGGGCATTAAAGAATTTTGTGGTTGTTATTAAAAATCAGAAGCCAATATTGTGGGGGTCACATAAAGTGTCATACATTATTCTATTTGGAATGACAAGTAAATCAAAGTTCCTTAACACTTTTGATATATTCATACAATATCAAAAACAACTGATTACATATATTAATCTTCAATATAATAAAAGTCTTTAA